In Candidatus Kapaibacterium thiocyanatum, the DNA window AGTTCCGCGCCAGGGCTTCCCTGCGCTTCCTTTCGCGCTCCGCGGCGCGTGCGGCTTCACGCGCACGACGATCGCGCTCGGCGCGGGCCACCAGATCTCCGATGATCGAGCGCATACGTTGCGCGCTTTCCTTCTTCTTCTGCAGTTCCTGTACCAGCAGGCGTTTGTCGGACTGGATACGGCGTATCTGCTTCTGGCTGCCCGCGATGGTGGAGGAAAGGCGCTGCTGTTCCTGTTCCTTGGATGTCAGGACCTGATTCTTCGTCGTCGCATACTCGTTCAGCAGTTCCTGCTGTGAGGCCAGGGAATCGCGGAGACTCGACATGCGTGCGCGATAGGCCGAGACCTGTGCCGAGATGGAGCGGAAAAGTTCGTTCGTCGTCGTGGAGCGGGGCGGAAGGCCTTTCCGCGTGGCGCGCAGTTCGATGAGACTGCGTGCCGCACGTTCATAGGCGTCTTCCGTCTTCTGCAATGCATTCCGTGTGGAGGCGATCTGCGTTTCCAGTGTCGATGCCGAATCCTGCAGGGACTGAAGTTCAGCTTCGAGCGTGGCGATGAAGGAAGATACCCTGTGCTGCTGACGCTGGGCCGAGCCGAGAGTCCGCATGGCCTTCGACTCGTTGCCGCTCAGGGCATCGATCTTCTTCTTCGTTGCCGTGATCGATGAACGCAGGCGTTCCAGCTCACGCTTCTTCGTCGAGATCTGCGACTGCGCCGAAAGTGGTACGCAGTACGCTGCAAGCAGCATGCAGATGACGGTGAAGAGCGTATGGCGTGCGGAATACCTGGTCATATCGTGATTCAGAACTCTTCGGTGCGTTCCCGCTTGATCTTCGCGCCGAGCGAATTCAGCTTCTTCTCGACGGATTCGTAGCCGCGGTCGAGATGGTAGACGCGCAGGATTTCCGAACGTCCTTCGGCGATGAGCGCTGCCATCACGAGGCTGACGCTTGCGCGCAGGTCACTCGACATCACCGCTGCACCCGTGAGAGGACGACCACCCTTGATGATGGCCGTGTTCTCGACGACTTCGACGTCGGCACCGAGACGATGGAGTTCGGGAACGTAGCCGAAGCGCGTGGGATAGATGTTGTCCGTGATGCGCGCCGCACCCTTGGCGCGCAGCATGAAGGCCGCCCACTGTGCCTGCGTGTCGGTCGGGAAACCCGGATACGGTGCCGTCGTGATGTCGACCGGATTGGGGTCGTCGTTCATCGTGATGCGTACCGTCTCACCGGTGATGTCCAGTTCGCAGCCGGCATCCTCGAGTTTCTGGATGACGGACGTGAGGTGATAGGGGTTGACGTTGTCGAGGATGACGTCGCCCTTCGTCATCGCGGCGGCGATGAGGAACGTGGCGGCTTCGATGCGGTCGGGAATCGTCTCTTCGTTGACGGCATGGAGGTCGTCCACGCCTTCGATCTCGAGCGTCGTCGTGCCGATACCGTCGATCTTCGCGCCCATCTTCACCAGCATGCGTGCGAGGGACGTCACTTCGGGTTCGACGGCCGCATTGGTCAGCGTGGTGTGCCCCTTGGCCAGCACGGCTGCGGTGAGGATGTTGACCGTGGCTCCGACGCTGGAGATGTCGAAGTGGAAACGCGCTCCCTCGAGTCGGGGGCTCTTCGCGATGATGTAACCACCTTCGAGGCTGATCTCCGCGCCGAGTTTCTCCAGACCCTTGAGGTGGAGGTCGACGGGGCGGGGACCGAAGTTGCAGCCACCCGGCATGGACACGCGCGCCTCGCCGTAGCGTGCCACGAGCGGCCCGAGTACGTAGATCGACGCCCGCATCTTCTTCACGTGATCGTACGGAGCTTCATGACTCGTGATGTTGGTCGAGTCGAGCAGGAGCGTGTTGTTGTTCAGTTCCGCATGGACACCCATCGAGCCGAGCAGGCGGCTCATCGTCCATACGTCACGATTGTTCGGCGTATTTCCCAGATGGTAGACGCCCGGAGCCAGCAGGCAGGTAGGCAGCAGAGCCAGGGAAGCGTTCTTCGCTCCCGAAATCGACACGCGGCCCTGAAGCCGCACGGGGCCTTCGACGATGAATTTGTCCATGGATGATCGGCAACCGAAAAGTGTGGGCATCGGCGCGTGACGGATATGCCGCTTCGGCGCCGGACGAATGCTGCAAAGATAGTGAGCGATGGAACGAACGGCAGGTATCCTTCATTGTCGTTAGACGTTTTTTGCCGAAGTTCGTGCGCTCCGTTAGAGGTGCTGCCCGAAGTACGGGCGGCTGAGATCATACTCTGGTACCTGATCCGGATAATGCCGGCGAAGGGAAACGGAATCCTTCCTTCAAGGATATCCTGCCTACCGTTCTAACGGACGTTCTCTTGTGTCACACACACTCAGGGACCGTCCCATGTCTCCACGTCTTGCCCTTGCCGCCACGGTGCTGGC includes these proteins:
- a CDS encoding UDP-N-acetylglucosamine 1-carboxyvinyltransferase, with product MDKFIVEGPVRLQGRVSISGAKNASLALLPTCLLAPGVYHLGNTPNNRDVWTMSRLLGSMGVHAELNNNTLLLDSTNITSHEAPYDHVKKMRASIYVLGPLVARYGEARVSMPGGCNFGPRPVDLHLKGLEKLGAEISLEGGYIIAKSPRLEGARFHFDISSVGATVNILTAAVLAKGHTTLTNAAVEPEVTSLARMLVKMGAKIDGIGTTTLEIEGVDDLHAVNEETIPDRIEAATFLIAAAMTKGDVILDNVNPYHLTSVIQKLEDAGCELDITGETVRITMNDDPNPVDITTAPYPGFPTDTQAQWAAFMLRAKGAARITDNIYPTRFGYVPELHRLGADVEVVENTAIIKGGRPLTGAAVMSSDLRASVSLVMAALIAEGRSEILRVYHLDRGYESVEKKLNSLGAKIKRERTEEF